The sequence TATTCAACCGATTGTAGTGCACAACCTTAACTTTTCCCTTACTTTTGATCCAAAAAGGGATGCTTTATCATTTATCATATTTTTTTTAACCCTTGGAATGGCTAACACTTATTTCATAAGGAGGAAATCATGAAAAAGCAAATTCTTATTTTATTGTGTGTATTTGTGCTCTCGGCCGCCTTATGTCCAGGCATCAGTTCTGCCAAAGGTCAAAAAAATGCTGTTAATGCAGGAGGATGGGGCATTTTAGGACTTGATCTGGATGCCTTTGTTCGAGCCGCTGAATTTGAAACACTATTGACCAATAACCTATCGATTCTCGGTCGTGTTTCTGCCCTTGATTATGAGTATGATGAAACTGGTTATGAAGAAGACGGTGAGGGAATCGGCCTGGGAGCAGGCGTTCGTTATTACTTTTCCGGTTCGGGCTTGGATGGATTCTATCTGGGCGGCTCTTTAGAATTCTGGGACGTTGAATATGACTTCGAAGAATACAATTCTATTTTTGGCGAAGGTGACCTCAAGGCCGTAAATGTCAGCGCTGAAGCCGGTTACCGGTTTATGTTCAATAAAAATATGGGTATTGTCCCCAATGCCAGACTGGGAAATTTTTTCACTTTTGACGAAGACTGCACCCTCAATTCTGGTGTGCCTTGTAGTAATGATAGTGAGCTCGGAATTTACCTGGTTCTTGGCGTTCTTTTCACCTTTTCGTTCTAGCGATTATGGGGCATGAGAAAAAAGGGATAATGATATGTACACCTAACTGAAAAGGGGTTGGTATTTATCTCCCAACCCCAAAATATTTTCATATGGTGTTATATGGTTATCACAAGAAGATAAGGGCTTCAAAATTTTGTGATTACCCCAATCTGTACGTGACAAATTGATAGTTGCTATCTAACTGTTAATAAATAGGCATTTATCAATCAATAAAAAAAGAGTTCTCCTGTGGGTGGTATATAAAAAATCAAATTCTTATTGTGGATCTTTTTCCATTGCGCTTTTTTCAATCTGCAATCGAGTTTAGCCTGTTCGCATTCAACCGGATCACCTTCCCAGGTAAGCAGTCAA comes from Thermodesulfobacteriota bacterium and encodes:
- a CDS encoding autotransporter domain-containing protein, producing the protein MKKQILILLCVFVLSAALCPGISSAKGQKNAVNAGGWGILGLDLDAFVRAAEFETLLTNNLSILGRVSALDYEYDETGYEEDGEGIGLGAGVRYYFSGSGLDGFYLGGSLEFWDVEYDFEEYNSIFGEGDLKAVNVSAEAGYRFMFNKNMGIVPNARLGNFFTFDEDCTLNSGVPCSNDSELGIYLVLGVLFTFSF